In one Candidatus Absconditicoccus praedator genomic region, the following are encoded:
- a CDS encoding WxL protein peptidoglycan domain-containing protein, giving the protein MKKNLGFVVFLMMFWGFGFAGISISPLRFEFDLEPGESVDEVVRVSNNADESVTLYTSKEDFVAGDETGNPQFVDRSDLPNPDNALSRWISASQENITLGPGETREISFSIDIPEDAEPGGHYGALFFSPGGGDGQVSVVSRLGALMLVDVDGEVEIDGELSSFDFGRALGGEFFEEDHFDSFPISFKTRFENKGNVHIQPTGRIEIIDEDGNQLEDIGKERITSPQGAFVGEELVDYIPINDAGGNVLPDSTRAFESEWQGFGYNVLDRDGRQRAEFRDISEHYAQEAEEATYLNFWESLEEVPVQRDFTLQMELSYVGKDGEQKDFYEQDEITIEYTDTKVTNNWFVIIGGVLGFVFLIILFIVWKKKSNEKLRQQIMEEMKNNNV; this is encoded by the coding sequence ATGAAAAAAAATCTGTGATTTGTTGTGTTTTTGATGATGTTTTGGTGATTTGGTTTTGCAGGTATTAGTATATCACCTCTTAGGTTTGAATTTGATCTGGAGCCTGGTGAGTCAGTTGATGAGGTAGTAAGAGTTTCTAATAATGCTGATGAATCTGTAACTTTATATACATCCAAAGAAGACTTTGTTGCTTGAGATGAGACAGGTAATCCTCAATTTGTTGATAGATCAGATTTACCCAATCCTGATAATGCTTTATCCAGGTGGATATCCGCTTCTCAAGAAAATATTACTTTGGGACCAGGAGAAACAAGAGAGATTTCTTTTAGTATAGATATTCCTGAAGATGCCGAACCATGAGGTCATTATTGAGCACTATTTTTTTCTCCAGGTGGTTGAGATGGTCAGGTTTCTGTAGTTAGTAGGCTAGGTGCTTTGATGCTTGTAGATGTGGATTGAGAAGTAGAAATTGATTGAGAGTTGAGTTCTTTTGATTTTTGAAGAGCTCTTGGGTGAGAGTTTTTTGAGGAAGACCATTTTGATAGCTTCCCAATAAGTTTTAAGACAAGATTTGAAAATAAAGGTAATGTACATATCCAACCAACAGGTAGGATAGAAATCATAGATGAAGATGGTAATCAGTTGGAAGATATAGGTAAAGAAAGAATTACTTCGCCTCAGTGAGCTTTTGTATGAGAAGAATTAGTGGATTATATTCCTATTAATGATGCTGGTGGTAATGTGTTGCCAGACTCTACAAGAGCTTTTGAAAGTGAGTGGCAAGGTTTTGGTTATAATGTATTGGACAGAGATTGAAGACAAAGAGCAGAATTTAGGGATATATCAGAACATTATGCCCAAGAAGCAGAGGAGGCAACATATCTAAATTTTTGGGAAAGCTTGGAAGAAGTACCAGTTCAAAGAGACTTCACACTACAAATGGAACTTTCTTATGTATGAAAAGATTGAGAACAAAAAGATTTTTATGAGCAAGATGAAATTACTATAGAATATACAGACACCAAAGTTACCAACAACTGGTTTGTAATAATTGGAGGTGTATTATGATTTGTATTTTTGATAATTTTGTTTATTGTATGGAAAAAGAAATCCAACGAAAAACTTAGACAACAAATAATGGAAGAGATGAAAAACAACAATGTTTAA
- a CDS encoding putative Ig domain-containing protein encodes MSEQINFRNNDTRKASKVSEFFRSTSVLLAGVLSISSAYGGDSGNKSIEDKYFSQELVEHIKGSYSEADEALEAETLWEFFSSLGIRISDVHRGKLYAYFTGESKEAYRGTRLQNSVLLVYLKEEVKKNQLEQKRIKKQLEELPDLPSSSSSDIIQPELSVGSSGGVVGKIHGEEFEIGVEGTYTEGRQVDPSFQFYNALSDIGLEVYGQVGYEKISGERFLSAKVALEKLIELGEREGNLRLKVERAQDRDNLQNIVAGGDVSLDSEGNILIGVDIQSLRQIHSAVVGGSSENFTGSVDRISAYFTNNNINSFFQSLGGAVVYGDYSGESFGTVDEIIQQETIDGQQYDTYSLTEAWVPDHQELRGIFSGTTQPYSFGKYGDVIGNFNISIDRFTYDNVTNILGEDIDPGLDTTQYSMRGEMTYQSPSDKSRTIFWGEESTGDDRNYGIEHQRYVGDGLKIVGNIQHSQTGAGYDENRYYVGVNWNFGSGKNQFGDVGNISQNHNHAQYGIDRQFRGYETFEYTTDIARVQEGSNIDMIEDEDGNLDRLEINATQDLVVGANAFVASDDGVRGLFEVVGANTIKISKENLIDLVREIGGDELTVGFEQQNGDIYILDLQISQGSISFHSYRNLPNVADDFASDVVSRNVDEKIFEEMFDGELNANTGRHMHLGLGDFEDGRLKERYLDGEYTAEVMNAVFEGRYIQNTIEDLKEGNIDNDEAIDRIDEEDVDKSDLENKIEIAKDKEQEDYTPDSWDDLQTVLDNAKNINEDEDATQDEVNQACKDLKDAIDDLIEREETPNQFEFERKDGKNLGEKVASEKVEIGGINVPVDISVQNGEYQINDGNWTDADGEIKAGDEVRVRHKTADNYQTETITTLEVGGVSAEFVSETREADVPTFDGPIEDQNIREGEGFELDVSGEFEGGDYDIVSYEADGLPDGLSINDDGIISGEPVEVGDFVVTVTAEDSEGNSVTSNEFVLEVKEKIDKEPTKFEFDDMENLVPGEEYDTDKITVSGINVPVEATTTRGVLIVNGEDRGESTEVEKDDEVKVRFTAPDGYEETREITVEIGERSETFSIETKEELLEPPEEAPEGLSIEGSGGIVDEEGYEWTYNNDFSWNPVSGADSYEITLVKRDGSEEVRTTTNTSIELDDGGYEDIKVRGVNEDGKGPESSLGEKWEIANGLELIEFSNWISGIPDEQGRTYNGLEIRVNGKVQDSIVGQTGSTSEGGSYEITGVDGDRIIFDYESPSDLEKEGPGDGAYPRDEIIIEGALNKAGRDSDISFDTNRLSE; translated from the coding sequence ATGTCAGAACAAATAAATTTTAGAAATAATGATACAAGAAAAGCCTCAAAGGTTTCAGAGTTTTTTAGGAGTACAAGTGTTTTGTTGGCTGGGGTGTTGAGTATATCTTCTGCCTATTGAGGAGATAGTTGAAATAAAAGTATAGAAGATAAATATTTTTCTCAAGAACTGGTAGAGCATATAAAAGGAAGTTATTCAGAAGCTGATGAAGCTTTGGAAGCTGAGACTCTATGGGAGTTTTTTTCTAGTTTGGGTATTAGGATATCAGATGTTCATAGAGGGAAGCTGTATGCTTACTTCACTTGAGAATCCAAAGAAGCATATCGTGGTACTAGGCTTCAAAATTCAGTTTTATTGGTCTATTTAAAAGAGGAAGTAAAGAAAAACCAACTAGAACAAAAAAGGATAAAGAAGCAGTTAGAAGAGTTACCAGATCTTCCATCTAGTAGTTCTTCAGATATAATTCAACCTGAACTATCTGTATGATCATCTTGATGAGTTGTATGAAAGATACATTGAGAAGAGTTTGAGATATGAGTAGAATGAACTTATACAGAAGGCAGACAAGTGGATCCATCATTTCAATTTTATAATGCTCTCTCGGATATTGGTCTTGAAGTGTATTGACAAGTTTGATATGAAAAAATTTCTTGAGAAAGATTTTTGTCTGCAAAAGTAGCTTTAGAAAAATTGATAGAATTGTGAGAAAGAGAATGAAACCTAAGATTGAAGGTTGAAAGAGCTCAAGATAGAGATAACTTACAAAATATAGTTGCTTGATGAGATGTTTCATTGGATTCTGAGTGAAATATTTTGATTTGAGTAGATATCCAATCATTGAGGCAGATACACAGTGCTGTAGTGTGATGATCTTCTGAGAATTTTACTTGATCTGTAGATAGGATATCTGCATATTTTACCAATAATAATATAAATTCTTTTTTTCAGTCACTTTGAGGTGCAGTTGTTTATGGAGATTATAGTTGAGAAAGTTTTGGAACAGTAGATGAAATAATACAACAAGAAACTATAGATTGACAACAATATGATACTTATTCTCTAACAGAAGCTTGGGTACCTGATCATCAAGAGTTGAGGTGAATATTTTCTGGAACAACTCAACCATATTCTTTTTGAAAATATTGAGATGTAATATGAAATTTCAATATTAGTATAGATAGATTTACCTATGATAATGTTACAAATATTCTAGGAGAGGATATAGATCCATGATTGGATACTACCCAATATTCTATGAGGTGAGAAATGACATATCAGTCTCCTTCAGATAAGTCCAGAACAATATTTTGGTGAGAGGAATCAACTTGAGATGATAGAAATTATTGAATAGAACATCAAAGATATGTGGGGGATGGACTAAAGATTGTATGAAATATACAGCATTCCCAAACTGGAGCCTGATATGATGAAAATAGGTATTATGTATGAGTAAATTGGAATTTTGGTAGTGGTAAAAATCAGTTTTGAGATGTTTGAAATATTTCTCAAAATCATAATCACGCTCAGTATTGAATAGATAGACAATTTAGATGATATGAAACTTTTGAATATACCACTGATATTGCAAGGGTACAAGAATGATCAAATATAGATATGATTGAAGATGAAGATTGAAATCTTGATCGTTTGGAGATAAATGCTACTCAAGATCTTGTGGTTGGAGCAAATGCTTTTGTGGCCAGTGATGATTGAGTAAGATGATTATTTGAAGTTGTAGGTGCAAATACTATCAAAATTTCAAAAGAGAATTTGATTGATCTGGTTCGTGAAATATGATGAGATGAACTAACAGTTTGATTTGAGCAGCAAAACTGAGATATATATATTTTGGATTTACAGATAAGTCAGTGATCTATAAGCTTTCATTCTTATAGAAACTTGCCTAATGTGGCAGATGATTTTGCTTCTGATGTGGTTTCTAGGAATGTAGATGAAAAGATTTTTGAAGAAATGTTTGATGGAGAACTGAATGCAAATACTTGAAGACATATGCATTTGTGATTGGGTGATTTTGAGGATTGAAGGTTGAAAGAAAGGTATTTGGATGGAGAATATACAGCAGAAGTTATGAATGCTGTTTTTGAGTGAAGATATATTCAAAATACGATAGAAGACTTGAAGGAGTGAAATATAGATAATGACGAGGCTATAGATAGGATTGATGAAGAAGATGTAGATAAATCTGATTTGGAGAATAAAATAGAAATAGCAAAAGACAAAGAACAAGAAGATTATACTCCGGATAGTTGGGATGATTTACAAACTGTCTTGGATAATGCCAAAAATATAAATGAAGATGAAGATGCAACTCAGGATGAGGTAAATCAAGCATGTAAGGATCTGAAAGATGCAATAGATGATTTGATAGAAAGGGAAGAAACTCCAAATCAGTTTGAGTTTGAAAGAAAAGACTGAAAAAATTTGTGAGAAAAAGTGGCATCAGAGAAGGTGGAAATTGGTTGAATAAATGTGCCAGTAGATATAAGTGTACAAAATTGAGAATATCAAATAAATGATGGAAATTGGACGGATGCAGACTGAGAGATAAAAGCTTGAGATGAAGTAAGAGTAAGACATAAAACAGCAGATAATTATCAAACAGAAACAATAACTACATTAGAAGTATGATGAGTTAGTGCAGAATTTGTGAGTGAGACAAGGGAAGCTGATGTTCCAACATTTGATGGTCCAATAGAAGATCAAAATATTAGAGAATGAGAGGGTTTTGAATTGGATGTAAGTTGAGAGTTTGAGTGATGAGATTATGATATAGTGAGCTATGAAGCAGATGGATTGCCAGATGGATTGAGTATAAATGATGATTGAATAATATCATGAGAACCTGTAGAGGTTTGAGATTTTGTAGTAACAGTAACAGCAGAGGATAGTGAATGAAATAGTGTGACAAGTAATGAATTTGTTTTGGAGGTGAAGGAAAAGATAGATAAAGAGCCAACTAAGTTTGAGTTTGATGATATGGAAAACTTAGTACCATGAGAAGAGTATGATACAGATAAGATAACAGTAAGCGGGATAAATGTGCCAGTAGAAGCAACTACCACAAGATGAGTTTTGATAGTAAACTGAGAAGATAGATGAGAAAGTACTGAGGTTGAAAAAGATGATGAGGTAAAGGTAAGATTTACAGCACCAGATGGATATGAAGAGACTAGAGAGATTACAGTGGAGATATGAGAAAGAAGTGAAACTTTTAGTATAGAGACTAAAGAGGAGTTGCTTGAGCCACCAGAGGAAGCTCCAGAATGATTGAGTATAGAGTGAAGTGGATGAATAGTGGATGAAGAATGATATGAGTGGACATATAATAATGACTTTAGTTGGAATCCTGTATCATGAGCTGATAGTTATGAAATAACTTTGGTGAAGAGAGACTGAAGTGAAGAAGTGAGGACTACTACAAATACAAGTATAGAATTAGATGATGGATGATATGAAGATATAAAGGTGAGATGAGTAAATGAGGATGGAAAATGACCAGAATCAAGTTTGTGAGAGAAGTGGGAGATAGCTAATTGATTGGAATTGATAGAATTTAGTAATTGGATATCAGGTATTCCAGATGAACAATGAAGGACATATAATGGTCTAGAGATAAGGGTAAATTGAAAAGTTCAAGATAGTATAGTATGACAAACTTGAAGCACAAGTGAATGATGAAGTTATGAGATAACATGAGTTGATTGAGATAGGATTATATTTGATTATGAATCCCCATCAGATTTAGAGAAGGAGTGACCTTGAGACTGAGCATATCCAAGGGATGAAATAATTATAGAAGGTGCTTTGAATAAAGCAGGTAGAGATTCAGACATAAGTTTTGATACAAATAGGCTATCAGAATAA
- a CDS encoding 5'-3' exonuclease, with protein sequence MKKFYILDGSGYIFRAYYALPELANSQGQPRGAVYGFFRMILKLFQDQPDNFVIAWDAKGKTKRHDMFEEYKANRPSMPDEFKQQISIIKDSVKYLGIPFLEKAGYEADDIIKTLVDQYGYGENEITIISGDKDLKQLLGKNIYFFDPMKQEVQSKDNFVNDMGFSPENMQDYLALLGDSSDNIPGVRGIGKKTAQKLISEYGTLEEIYENLNIIGGSLQTKLEESRELAFSSRELVELMTVDGMMDNFDLKLKPDFDKMKNLLVKEHGFKSMEKVVDELKKKYFGGKQESLF encoded by the coding sequence ATGAAAAAGTTTTATATATTAGATTGATCTGGATATATATTTAGAGCTTATTATGCCCTTCCTGAACTTGCTAATTCTCAATGACAGCCTAGATGAGCTGTATATTGATTTTTTCGTATGATTTTGAAACTTTTTCAAGATCAGCCTGATAATTTTGTAATAGCTTGGGATGCAAAATGAAAAACAAAAAGACATGATATGTTTGAAGAATACAAGGCAAATAGACCATCAATGCCTGATGAATTCAAACAACAAATATCAATCATTAAAGACTCTGTAAAATATCTATGAATTCCATTTTTGGAAAAAGCTTGATATGAAGCTGACGATATAATTAAAACTTTGGTGGACCAGTATTGATACTGAGAAAATGAAATTACTATAATTAGTGGTGATAAGGATTTAAAACAGTTGTTGTGAAAAAATATATACTTTTTTGATCCTATGAAGCAAGAAGTACAATCAAAAGATAATTTTGTGAATGATATGTGATTTTCTCCAGAAAATATGCAAGATTATTTGGCTCTACTTTGAGATAGTAGTGACAATATACCATGAGTAAGATGAATATGAAAAAAAACAGCACAAAAATTGATTTCTGAATACTGAACACTAGAAGAAATATATGAAAATTTAAATATTATATGATGATCTTTGCAAACCAAGCTAGAGGAGTCTAGAGAATTAGCATTTTCATCTAGAGAGCTTGTTGAGTTAATGACTGTTGATTGAATGATGGATAATTTTGATTTGAAGCTAAAACCAGATTTTGATAAAATGAAAAATCTACTTGTAAAAGAACATTGATTTAAATCAATGGAAAAGGTAGTTGATGAGTTGAAGAAAAAATATTTTTGATGAAAGCAGGAAAGTTTATTTTAA
- a CDS encoding THUMP domain-containing protein, with protein MYSYIINFTGEIGVKGTTTRWNYIKKLANNIESRVGENIISIEYKFDKIFLYAEKNVDNILSTTFGISKFSSFEKKTFTNFDDLINKSYDFFESKIKGIDFRVKCKRKGSHNFSSVDIEKKLGENLSGLGNVNLKNPGYIANLEIQGNDLYLFDNFQLGPGGYPVGGAGKVVVLMSGGVDSVVAAWKAYKMGLDVDFLYFSLGENDVYDSVVELVNFMKYNWGVPNRGNLFVGDFSFLLEEIVKIKKSYRNLVLKYFFYTITNRFCSYKKIKGFVTGEAISQVSTQVLENLSALDTFTNNLVLRPVICMPKSEIITLAKQIGVFDLIYQGKEHCSVSGKGAETKGTVFKIQNQIDLLGEGVSQKIFESISKVNPKNNFMHTQKFDYKDRYIIYVQKDRNESMESAINVPFEKYKTILGYLDDSKKYVVTCRYGKLSNVVCDFLWNNGFDVVVG; from the coding sequence ATGTATAGTTATATCATAAATTTTACATGAGAGATTTGAGTTAAATGAACAACTACTAGATGGAATTATATAAAGAAACTTGCAAATAATATTGAATCAAGAGTTTGAGAAAATATAATAAGTATTGAATATAAGTTTGACAAAATTTTTTTATATGCAGAAAAAAATGTGGATAATATTTTATCCACTACATTTGGTATTTCTAAATTTTCCAGTTTTGAAAAAAAAACATTTACTAATTTTGACGATTTGATAAATAAATCTTATGATTTTTTTGAGTCCAAAATAAAATGAATTGATTTTCGTGTTAAATGTAAAAGAAAGGGGAGTCATAATTTTTCTTCTGTGGATATAGAGAAAAAACTTTGAGAAAACCTTTCTTGACTTGGAAATGTGAATCTTAAAAATCCCTGATATATAGCCAATTTAGAAATTCAGTGAAATGATTTGTATCTTTTTGATAATTTCCAATTATGACCATGAGGTTATCCGGTATGATGAGCTTGAAAAGTAGTAGTTTTAATGTCTTGATGAGTTGATAGTGTGGTTGCAGCTTGGAAAGCATATAAAATGTGACTTGATGTGGATTTTTTATATTTTAGTCTGTGAGAAAATGATGTTTATGATAGTGTAGTTGAGCTGGTGAATTTTATGAAATACAACTGGGGTGTACCAAACAGATGAAATTTGTTCGTATGAGATTTTAGTTTTTTGCTTGAAGAAATAGTTAAAATAAAAAAATCATACAGAAATCTTGTTTTAAAATATTTTTTTTATACTATTACTAATAGGTTTTGTTCTTATAAAAAAATTAAGTGATTTGTAACTTGAGAGGCTATAAGTCAGGTTTCAACTCAGGTCTTGGAAAACTTATCAGCATTAGATACTTTTACCAATAATCTTGTTTTGAGACCAGTTATTTGTATGCCCAAGTCAGAAATAATTACATTAGCAAAACAAATATGAGTTTTTGATCTTATTTATCAATGAAAAGAGCATTGTAGTGTTAGTGGAAAATGAGCAGAAACTAAATGAACAGTCTTTAAAATTCAAAATCAGATAGATCTTTTGTGAGAAGGTGTTTCTCAAAAAATATTTGAATCAATTAGTAAAGTTAATCCTAAAAACAATTTTATGCATACCCAAAAGTTTGATTATAAGGATAGATATATAATATATGTTCAGAAGGATAGGAATGAATCTATGGAATCTGCTATTAATGTTCCTTTTGAAAAATATAAAACTATCTTAGGTTATTTAGATGATTCAAAAAAATATGTTGTTACTTGTCGTTACTGAAAGCTTAGTAATGTTGTTTGTGATTTTCTTTGGAATAACTGATTTGATGTGGTTGTTTGATAG
- a CDS encoding PrsW family glutamic-type intramembrane protease translates to MEAFFLLGIVGFLVLVYWLRGYIREATVQEVMVGVVALLGGVFSASLVLFLGKLYDLKEVFLYSSLVGPFVEELSKFLVVLLVYIFFKKQFENSIWALVNGILVGLGFGFYENIIYISYGVDDVWITLYRSLIVGGLLVHPLTAGIYGYMFYLSERASSFLPSIFDNEKREFCVDKKGIIELIKYVYYNGKNSLKDIIKLFWSMITIQTTVYYIIENNYNNKSHSPLELIYEGLFLGVWIHILYNSLLGFISEPDFYIGVVGVVGVLFLLRVFVAVFHSWLLGILISGVILLGFLRIGPYEQLLILSLIILLVTLFILSWEINQKINSFNR, encoded by the coding sequence ATGGAAGCTTTTTTTCTACTGTGAATTGTTGGTTTTCTAGTGTTGGTTTATTGGTTAAGATGATATATAAGAGAAGCTACTGTTCAGGAAGTTATGGTGGGAGTAGTTGCTTTACTGTGATGAGTTTTTTCTGCATCTTTGGTGCTTTTTTTGGGTAAATTGTATGATCTAAAAGAAGTTTTTCTATACTCATCTTTGGTTTGACCTTTTGTTGAAGAGTTGTCTAAATTTTTGGTAGTTTTATTGGTTTATATTTTTTTCAAAAAGCAATTTGAAAATAGTATATGGGCTTTGGTAAATGGTATACTAGTATGACTATGATTTGGTTTTTATGAAAATATAATATATATTTCTTATTGAGTTGATGATGTGTGGATAACTTTATATAGATCTTTGATTGTGTGATGATTGTTGGTTCATCCATTGACTGCTTGAATATATTGATATATGTTTTATCTTTCTGAAAGAGCTTCATCATTTCTGCCAAGTATTTTTGATAATGAAAAAAGAGAATTTTGTGTTGATAAAAAGTGAATTATAGAACTGATTAAGTATGTATATTATAATTGAAAAAATTCTTTGAAGGATATAATTAAGCTTTTTTGGAGTATGATCACAATACAAACCACTGTTTATTATATCATTGAAAATAATTATAACAATAAATCACACTCTCCGTTAGAACTTATATATGAAGGACTTTTTTTATGAGTTTGGATTCATATTTTGTATAATAGTTTGCTATGATTTATTTCAGAACCAGATTTTTATATTGGGGTAGTCTGAGTAGTATGAGTTTTGTTTCTTTTAAGGGTGTTTGTAGCTGTTTTTCATAGTTGGTTGCTTGGTATATTGATTTCATGAGTAATTTTATTGTGATTTTTGAGAATATGACCATATGAACAACTTTTAATTTTGTCATTAATTATTTTGCTTGTTACATTATTTATTCTTTCTTGGGAAATCAATCAAAAAATAAATTCTTTTAATAGATAG
- a CDS encoding exonuclease domain-containing protein gives MIVVDIEATGLDPQTCSILSIGAISLNKPEKTFYGECKIWDGANYTQEALDINGFSIEEITDNSKQSEIKLMKKFLSWLEQFDEKIIAGQHPHALDVPIMKEACKRGGINYPLTQKTVDLHACFYYYLISNGEDIPIKEDGNSDISLDSIATYFNLGEEPQPHNALTGAKYEAECFSRIFYGKNLLPEFS, from the coding sequence ATGATTGTTGTAGATATTGAGGCAACTTGACTGGATCCCCAAACTTGTAGTATATTAAGTATCTGAGCCATTAGTTTGAATAAACCAGAAAAAACATTTTATTGAGAATGTAAAATTTGGGATTGAGCAAATTATACACAAGAGGCACTTGATATCAATTGATTTTCAATAGAAGAGATTACAGATAATAGCAAGCAATCTGAAATAAAACTAATGAAAAAATTTTTAAGTTGGCTAGAACAATTTGATGAAAAAATTATTGCCTGACAACATCCACATGCATTAGATGTTCCAATAATGAAAGAAGCCTGCAAGAGATGATGAATTAACTATCCACTTACACAAAAAACTGTAGACCTGCATGCTTGTTTTTATTATTATCTTATTTCAAACTGAGAAGATATTCCCATAAAAGAAGATTGAAATAGTGACATTAGCTTGGACAGTATTGCTACTTATTTCAACTTATGAGAAGAACCACAACCTCACAATGCTCTCACTTGAGCAAAATATGAAGCAGAATGCTTTTCAAGAATATTTTATGGGAAAAACTTATTACCAGAATTTTCATAG
- a CDS encoding pilin gives MLKRIVVGIMMTMLGLMSFSGLANAQIESGFGDADETGGVGVAGAGEDQGEGFLDVVRNFVNWVLGIMALIALIILLWGGFLMVTAAGDEEKYNKGFKILKQAAIGLIMMGVAWFIVSIIFTVIDMAT, from the coding sequence ATGTTAAAAAGAATTGTAGTATGAATAATGATGACTATGTTGTGATTAATGAGTTTTTCTTGATTAGCTAATGCACAAATTGAGTCATGATTTTGAGATGCAGATGAGACATGATGAGTTTGAGTTGCATGAGCTTGAGAAGATCAATGAGAATGATTCTTGGATGTAGTTAGAAACTTTGTAAACTGGGTTTTGTGAATAATGGCATTAATAGCTTTGATTATTCTTCTATGGGGAGGATTTTTGATGGTTACTGCTGCTGGTGACGAAGAGAAATATAATAAATGATTTAAAATACTAAAACAAGCTGCAATTGGTTTGATTATGATGTGAGTTGCTTGGTTTATAGTAAGTATAATATTTACGGTTATAGATATGGCAACTTAG